One segment of Gammaproteobacteria bacterium DNA contains the following:
- the acs gene encoding acetate--CoA ligase has translation MSDVKIYPVPAEVAAHAWINNDQYLEMYKRSVDDPEGFWAEQANQFVTWFKPWDKVLDWDFTKGHIHWFGGAELNVSYNCLDRHLDTRGDQVAIIWEGDSPNEDKKVTYRELHQDVCKFANALKSLGVKRGDRVCIYMPMIPETAVAMLACTRIGAIHSIVFGGFSPDSLKDRISDAECNVVITSDEGLRGGRQVPMKANADKALQSTPSVQKMVVVKRTGGNVSWVEGRDVWYHDVMATASADCPPEHMGAEDPLFILYTSGSTGKPKGVLHTTGGYLLHTAITHKYIFDYHDGDIYWCTADVGWVTGHSYIVYGPLANGATSVMFEGVPTYPDAGRFWQVVDKHQVNIFYTAPTAIRSLMREGEGPVKATSRKSLRLLGSVGEPINPEAWEWYYHNVGDGRCPIVDTWWQTETGGILITPLPGATALKPGSATRPFFGVCPALVDAEGQFLEGATDGNLVITHPWPGMMRTVYGDHQRFIDTYFAMYKGLYFTGDGARRDEDGYYWITGRVDDVINVSGHRMGTAEVESALVLHPAVAEAAVVGFPHDIKGQGIYAYVTLKMGVTPTEELRKELIAHVRKEIGPIASPDALQWAPGLPKTRSGKIMRRILRKIAANEVDALGDTSTLADPNVVTDLVDNRAVK, from the coding sequence ATGTCCGATGTCAAAATTTACCCAGTGCCTGCCGAAGTCGCCGCCCACGCCTGGATTAACAATGATCAATACCTGGAAATGTATAAGCGTTCGGTTGATGATCCCGAGGGCTTCTGGGCGGAGCAGGCGAATCAATTCGTGACCTGGTTCAAGCCCTGGGACAAGGTGCTGGACTGGGATTTCACCAAGGGCCACATTCACTGGTTCGGGGGCGCCGAACTCAATGTCAGTTATAACTGCCTGGATCGTCATCTGGACACGCGCGGCGATCAGGTCGCCATCATCTGGGAAGGCGACAGCCCGAATGAGGACAAAAAAGTCACTTATCGGGAATTGCACCAGGACGTTTGCAAATTCGCCAATGCCTTGAAGAGCCTGGGCGTCAAACGAGGCGATCGAGTGTGCATCTACATGCCCATGATCCCGGAAACCGCCGTCGCCATGCTGGCCTGCACCCGAATCGGCGCTATTCACTCTATCGTCTTTGGCGGCTTTTCGCCTGACTCGTTGAAGGACCGGATTAGCGACGCCGAGTGCAACGTAGTGATCACCTCCGACGAGGGTCTGCGCGGCGGACGCCAGGTGCCGATGAAAGCCAATGCTGACAAGGCGTTGCAAAGCACGCCCAGCGTCCAGAAAATGGTGGTGGTCAAGCGCACCGGCGGTAATGTCTCCTGGGTGGAGGGCCGTGACGTGTGGTATCACGACGTCATGGCCACAGCTTCCGCAGACTGTCCGCCGGAGCACATGGGGGCTGAAGACCCCTTGTTCATCCTCTACACCTCCGGTTCGACCGGCAAGCCCAAGGGCGTGCTGCACACCACCGGCGGCTATCTGTTGCACACCGCCATCACCCACAAGTACATCTTCGATTATCACGACGGCGATATCTACTGGTGCACTGCTGACGTCGGCTGGGTCACCGGGCACTCCTACATCGTTTACGGTCCGCTGGCTAATGGGGCGACCTCGGTCATGTTCGAAGGCGTGCCGACCTATCCAGACGCGGGCCGATTCTGGCAGGTGGTCGACAAGCATCAGGTCAACATCTTCTACACGGCCCCGACCGCGATCCGCTCACTGATGCGCGAAGGCGAAGGGCCGGTCAAGGCTACGTCGCGCAAGAGCTTGCGGCTCCTGGGTTCCGTGGGTGAACCGATTAATCCCGAGGCCTGGGAGTGGTATTATCACAATGTAGGCGACGGTCGCTGCCCGATTGTCGATACCTGGTGGCAGACCGAGACGGGCGGCATTCTGATCACACCGCTGCCGGGCGCTACGGCGCTGAAGCCCGGCTCCGCGACCCGCCCATTCTTTGGCGTTTGCCCTGCGTTGGTTGATGCCGAAGGTCAATTCCTGGAAGGCGCAACGGATGGCAATCTGGTGATCACCCATCCCTGGCCGGGCATGATGCGCACCGTGTATGGCGACCATCAGCGCTTCATCGATACCTACTTTGCGATGTACAAGGGTCTGTACTTTACCGGCGACGGCGCACGGCGCGATGAAGACGGCTACTACTGGATCACTGGGCGGGTAGACGACGTCATCAACGTCTCCGGCCACCGCATGGGCACTGCCGAGGTCGAGTCAGCGCTGGTGCTGCATCCGGCGGTCGCTGAAGCCGCGGTGGTTGGTTTCCCGCATGATATCAAGGGCCAGGGCATCTACGCCTATGTCACCCTGAAGATGGGCGTGACCCCGACCGAGGAATTGCGCAAGGAACTTATCGCGCACGTCCGCAAGGAAATCGGGCCTATCGCTTCTCCTGATGCGCTGCAATGGGCGCCCGGTCTGCCCAAGACCCGCTCCGGCAAGATCATGCGCCGCATTCTGCGCAAGATCGCAGCCAATGAAGTAGATGCGCTGGGCGATACCTCCACTCTGGCGGATCCGAATGTCGTCACCGATCTGGTGGATAACCGGGCGGTGAAGTGA
- a CDS encoding AAA family ATPase, with the protein MSTLLREHAEQQFAEELHVLAETDRRPRPPNWHRSPQAVATYLLGGALDNGFTITPKYIGNPRLMEIAIATLATDRALLLLGVPGTAKTWVSEHLAAAISGDSTALVQGTAGTSEEAIRYGWNYARLLAEGPSPAALVAGPVMRAMQTGCIARVEELTRIPADVQDSLITILSEKTLPIPELDTEVQAIKGFNIIATANDRDRGVNELSSALKRRFNTVVLPTPDTLEEEVRIVQQRVTALGRALELPAEPPALEEIRRLVTIFRELRAGVTLDGKAKIKSPSGTLSVAEAISVLNNGLALAAHFGDGRLQAGDLASSLVGAVVKDPVQDAIVWREYLETIVKERDGWKDLYRACRDVS; encoded by the coding sequence ATGAGCACCTTACTACGCGAACATGCGGAGCAACAATTTGCCGAGGAACTGCATGTTCTGGCCGAAACCGACCGGCGTCCCCGTCCGCCGAACTGGCATCGCTCACCCCAGGCGGTGGCGACCTACCTGCTGGGCGGCGCGCTGGATAACGGCTTCACCATCACCCCCAAATACATCGGCAACCCGCGCTTGATGGAAATCGCTATCGCCACGTTGGCCACCGATCGCGCCCTGTTGCTGCTCGGTGTGCCGGGCACCGCCAAAACCTGGGTATCGGAGCATCTGGCGGCGGCGATTTCCGGCGATTCCACCGCCCTGGTGCAAGGCACTGCCGGCACCAGCGAAGAGGCCATTCGCTACGGCTGGAACTATGCGCGACTACTTGCCGAAGGACCCTCGCCAGCAGCGCTGGTCGCCGGTCCCGTGATGCGCGCCATGCAAACCGGCTGTATCGCTCGGGTCGAGGAACTGACGCGCATTCCCGCCGACGTGCAGGATTCGCTCATCACCATCCTGTCCGAAAAAACCCTGCCGATCCCGGAACTGGATACCGAAGTGCAGGCGATCAAGGGTTTCAACATCATCGCCACCGCCAACGACCGCGACCGGGGCGTCAATGAACTGTCCAGCGCGCTGAAACGCCGCTTCAATACGGTCGTGTTGCCGACGCCGGACACGTTGGAAGAAGAAGTCAGAATTGTTCAGCAACGAGTGACCGCTCTGGGCCGGGCGCTGGAGTTGCCCGCTGAACCACCGGCGCTGGAGGAAATTCGCCGTCTGGTGACCATCTTCCGGGAGTTGCGCGCCGGGGTGACGCTCGATGGCAAGGCCAAAATCAAGTCGCCCAGTGGTACCTTGAGTGTCGCTGAAGCGATTTCCGTGCTCAATAACGGGTTGGCGCTGGCCGCACATTTCGGCGACGGACGTTTGCAAGCCGGCGATCTGGCCTCCAGCCTGGTGGGCGCAGTAGTGAAAGACCCGGTGCAGGACGCGATTGTCTGGCGTGAATACTTGGAAACCATCGTCAAGGAACGCGACGGCTGGAAGGATCTGTACCGCGCCTGCCGCGATGTTTCGTGA
- a CDS encoding SWIM zinc finger family protein — MFALTTEQIITFAPDDASVKAARGLARPGKWAALGQNNRALWGECKGSALYQVCVDPDEPAFKCTCPSRKFPCKHALGLLLMASGQPETVQPGEPPDWLNEWLAKREQSAKRKAARASPDADLDPEQQAKRAAAKDKRTTERQRKVDAGLEELERWLRDLARQGLAHVQQQPARYWDGMAARLVDAQAPGLARWLRNMASIPSSGEGWSERLLAELGSLYLLLEGYRRLESLPEPLQADIRSRIGWNWQESDLPADAWVRDCWLMIGQRSYEEEQLRVRRAWLWGRECGRLALALDFAYQNQPMPPIAAPGTWIEAELGFFPSHCPQRALLRNPVLIEAQGKPPALADGAALLEAYSAALAQQPWLSILPAVLADMMPVRGDADHWWLRDQAANRLPVNPGFSEGWRLLALGGGMPLTVFGEWNGEQLWPLGAWTEKRFAAF; from the coding sequence ATGTTTGCATTAACCACTGAACAGATTATCACGTTTGCCCCCGACGACGCTTCCGTGAAAGCCGCTCGCGGTCTAGCGCGGCCCGGCAAATGGGCGGCGCTTGGTCAGAACAATCGCGCCCTGTGGGGCGAATGCAAGGGCAGCGCGCTTTATCAGGTCTGCGTTGACCCAGATGAACCCGCCTTCAAATGCACCTGCCCGAGTCGCAAATTTCCCTGTAAACACGCCCTGGGTTTGCTGCTCATGGCGTCCGGTCAGCCCGAAACGGTGCAACCGGGCGAACCGCCGGACTGGCTCAATGAATGGCTGGCCAAGCGTGAGCAAAGCGCCAAACGCAAGGCGGCGCGAGCCAGCCCTGATGCTGATCTCGATCCTGAACAACAAGCTAAACGGGCTGCCGCTAAGGATAAACGCACGACAGAACGGCAGCGCAAGGTGGATGCGGGACTGGAGGAACTGGAACGTTGGCTGCGCGATCTCGCGCGGCAGGGACTGGCGCACGTTCAACAACAACCAGCCCGTTACTGGGATGGCATGGCGGCGCGGTTGGTCGATGCCCAGGCCCCGGGGTTGGCTCGCTGGCTACGAAACATGGCCAGTATCCCTTCGAGTGGCGAAGGCTGGAGCGAACGTCTGCTGGCGGAACTGGGTTCTCTATATTTACTGCTGGAAGGCTATCGACGCCTGGAAAGTTTGCCGGAACCTTTGCAAGCGGATATTCGCTCGCGCATCGGCTGGAACTGGCAGGAAAGCGATTTACCTGCGGACGCCTGGGTGCGCGACTGCTGGCTGATGATCGGCCAGCGCAGCTATGAAGAAGAGCAACTGCGCGTGCGGCGTGCCTGGCTCTGGGGGCGGGAATGCGGACGACTGGCTCTGGCGCTGGATTTTGCGTATCAAAATCAGCCGATGCCGCCTATCGCCGCGCCGGGAACCTGGATTGAGGCGGAACTGGGCTTTTTCCCCAGCCATTGCCCGCAGCGCGCCCTGTTGCGCAACCCGGTACTAATCGAGGCACAAGGCAAGCCGCCAGCATTGGCCGATGGCGCGGCTCTGCTGGAAGCCTATTCCGCAGCGCTCGCACAACAGCCGTGGCTGAGCATTTTGCCGGCGGTGTTGGCGGATATGATGCCGGTGCGAGGCGATGCCGATCACTGGTGGCTGCGTGATCAGGCAGCGAACCGGCTGCCGGTGAATCCGGGATTCAGCGAGGGCTGGCGTTTGCTGGCGCTGGGTGGCGGAATGCCGCTGACCGTGTTTGGCGAATGGAATGGGGAACAACTCTGGCCGCTGGGCGCCTGGACGGAAAAACGGTTCGCAGCATTCTGA
- the lysA gene encoding diaminopimelate decarboxylase, with protein sequence MDYFEYRDGRLYAEAVPVADIAAAVGTPCYIYSRATIERHWRAFDQAFGAHPHLVCYAVKANSNLAVLNVLARLGSGFDIVSGGELARVLAAGGDPGKIVFSGVGKRRDELEQALRAGIRCFNVESAAELELLKRVAAERGQRAPFSLRINPDVNANTHPYISTGLKQNKFGIDPERALALYEQATVSPHLEIVGVDCHIGSQLTQVAPFVDALNRVLALVARLAEQGIRLRHLDLGGGLGIRYRDEEPPLPAEQAAALMQRLCGQPHEILIEPGRAIVGNAGILVTRVELLKQGDAKSFAVVDAAMNDLLRPALYSAWQAIIPVEPRATGESRRYDVVGPICETGDFLGKDRELNIEAGDLLAVRSAGAYGFAMSSNYNSRPRAAEIMVDGEQFHIVRQRETIADLYAGESVLV encoded by the coding sequence ATGGATTACTTCGAGTATCGTGATGGCCGGCTGTACGCGGAGGCCGTTCCGGTCGCCGACATCGCCGCCGCCGTCGGCACTCCGTGCTATATCTACTCCCGCGCCACCATTGAACGGCACTGGCGCGCCTTCGATCAGGCGTTTGGAGCGCATCCACATCTGGTGTGCTACGCAGTCAAAGCCAACAGCAATCTGGCGGTGCTGAATGTGCTGGCCCGACTCGGATCGGGGTTCGACATCGTCTCCGGCGGCGAATTGGCGCGGGTGCTGGCGGCGGGCGGCGATCCCGGCAAAATCGTGTTTTCGGGCGTGGGCAAGCGTCGCGACGAGTTGGAGCAGGCGCTACGGGCAGGCATTCGCTGTTTCAATGTCGAATCCGCAGCGGAACTGGAATTGCTGAAAAGAGTTGCGGCGGAACGCGGTCAACGCGCCCCCTTTTCGCTGCGCATCAATCCCGACGTCAACGCCAACACCCATCCTTACATCTCCACCGGACTCAAACAGAATAAATTCGGCATCGATCCCGAGCGGGCGCTGGCTCTCTATGAACAAGCTACCGTTTCGCCACATCTGGAAATCGTTGGCGTGGATTGCCATATTGGTTCGCAACTCACGCAGGTCGCGCCGTTTGTTGATGCCTTGAACCGAGTGCTGGCGTTGGTTGCGCGCCTCGCAGAGCAGGGCATTCGCTTGCGTCACCTCGACCTCGGCGGCGGGTTGGGCATTCGCTATCGTGACGAGGAACCGCCCTTACCCGCCGAACAGGCGGCGGCGCTCATGCAGCGCCTGTGCGGTCAACCCCATGAAATTCTGATCGAACCGGGACGAGCCATTGTGGGCAACGCCGGTATTCTGGTCACCCGGGTGGAATTATTGAAACAGGGCGATGCAAAGAGTTTTGCCGTCGTCGACGCCGCCATGAACGATCTGTTGCGACCGGCGCTCTACTCCGCCTGGCAAGCGATCATCCCGGTTGAACCACGGGCTACTGGCGAATCAAGACGTTATGATGTCGTCGGACCGATTTGCGAAACCGGCGATTTTCTCGGCAAGGATCGAGAATTGAACATCGAAGCGGGTGATTTGCTGGCGGTGCGCTCCGCTGGCGCTTACGGCTTCGCCATGAGTTCCAACTATAATTCCCGACCACGCGCTGCTGAAATCATGGTCGATGGTGAGCAGTTCCACATCGTGCGCCAACGGGAAACCATCGCCGATCTCTATGCCGGCGAATCGGTGCTGGTGTGA
- a CDS encoding GNAT family N-acetyltransferase, producing the protein MTERTSEPPVQHRLKLRNLRLSDYDDVHDIMEIVYPNMDGAWSREQFASQIARFPEGQVCIEDNGKVVAATISLIVDYGRYGDRHTYWQIIGDGYLTTHDPNGDTLYGVDIFVHPDYRDMRLGRRLYDARKELCEKLNLRAVIVGGRIPGYGRYAHDMTPQRYVELVRAKELVDPILTFQLANDFHVRKIVTGYLPDDDESRAYAVLLEWLNIYYEDKEILIGGSKSVVRIGVVQWQMRQTASLEDLLQQVEYFVDAVAGYKTDIVLFPEFFSGPLMALFNQRNAAEAVRQLAEYTEPLREAILQLALAYNVNIIAGSMPEYVGGILHNAAYLCRRDGTWDKQSKLHITPDEQAYWGLQGGDRLQVFETDIGKIGILICYDVEFPELPRLLADQGMQILFVPFWTDTKNAYLRVRRCAQARAIENECYVVISGSVGNLPRVENMDIQYSQAAVFTPSDFAFPHDAIAAEATPNTETLLIVDLDLDNLKELRVHGSVRNFRDRRMDLYKIAWTGRG; encoded by the coding sequence ATGACTGAACGAACCTCTGAACCGCCTGTTCAACACCGGCTCAAGCTGCGCAATCTGCGCCTGTCGGACTATGACGATGTGCATGACATCATGGAAATCGTTTATCCCAACATGGATGGGGCCTGGAGCCGCGAGCAGTTCGCCTCGCAAATCGCCCGCTTTCCGGAGGGGCAGGTCTGCATCGAGGACAACGGCAAGGTGGTGGCGGCGACCATCAGCCTGATCGTGGATTACGGTCGCTACGGCGACCGTCACACTTACTGGCAAATCATCGGCGACGGTTATCTCACCACCCACGATCCGAACGGCGACACCTTGTACGGCGTTGATATCTTTGTCCATCCCGATTACCGCGACATGCGCCTGGGCCGGCGACTGTATGACGCCCGCAAGGAATTGTGCGAAAAGCTCAATCTGCGCGCTGTTATCGTCGGCGGGCGGATTCCCGGCTATGGCCGTTACGCCCACGACATGACGCCGCAACGGTACGTGGAGCTGGTACGAGCCAAGGAGCTAGTCGATCCCATCCTCACCTTTCAGTTGGCCAACGACTTCCATGTGCGCAAGATCGTGACGGGTTACCTGCCGGATGATGATGAATCCAGAGCCTACGCCGTGCTATTGGAGTGGCTGAATATCTATTACGAGGATAAGGAAATCCTGATCGGCGGCAGCAAATCGGTGGTGCGGATTGGCGTCGTGCAGTGGCAAATGCGCCAGACGGCTTCGCTGGAAGATTTGTTGCAACAGGTTGAATACTTCGTCGATGCGGTAGCCGGCTACAAGACCGATATCGTGTTGTTTCCCGAGTTTTTCAGCGGTCCCCTCATGGCGCTGTTCAATCAGCGCAACGCCGCCGAGGCGGTGCGGCAACTGGCGGAGTACACTGAACCGCTGCGCGAGGCGATCCTGCAGCTCGCGTTGGCCTACAACGTCAATATCATTGCCGGCAGCATGCCGGAATATGTCGGCGGCATCCTGCATAACGCCGCCTATCTGTGCCGACGCGACGGCACCTGGGACAAGCAATCCAAGCTGCATATCACCCCCGACGAACAAGCCTACTGGGGTCTGCAGGGTGGCGATCGACTCCAGGTGTTCGAGACCGATATCGGCAAAATCGGCATCCTGATCTGCTATGACGTCGAATTTCCCGAACTGCCGCGTCTGTTGGCCGATCAGGGGATGCAAATCCTGTTTGTCCCCTTTTGGACCGACACCAAAAATGCCTATTTGCGGGTGCGGCGCTGCGCGCAGGCCCGCGCCATCGAAAATGAATGTTATGTGGTCATCTCCGGCAGCGTAGGCAACCTGCCGAGAGTGGAAAACATGGATATCCAGTATTCCCAGGCGGCGGTGTTTACTCCCTCCGACTTCGCCTTTCCTCACGACGCCATTGCCGCCGAGGCGACGCCGAATACCGAGACGCTGCTCATCGTTGACCTGGACCTGGACAATCTCAAGGAACTGCGCGTGCATGGCAGTGTGCGTAACTTTCGTGACCGACGGATGGATCTTTACAAGATCGCCTGGACTGGTCGAGGCTAA
- a CDS encoding alpha/beta fold hydrolase: MTDPALTTVEIEPTGPVRSSVIWMHGLGADAHDFEPIVPELRLPAELGVRFVFPNAPIRPVTINNGMQMRAWYDVLSMDLPRQEDPDGVHASERAIYALLEREKQRGVPAERIVLAGFSQGGAMALHTGLRYPDRLAGILALSCYIPLVGKLNSERRPANQPTPIFMAHGDYDAVIPMRYGQQSAEALKALGYAVEWSDYGMGHEVCWQEIRDIADWLKRVLAAPTA; this comes from the coding sequence ATGACCGACCCAGCATTGACCACTGTTGAGATTGAACCGACCGGCCCGGTCCGCTCCAGCGTGATCTGGATGCATGGCCTGGGCGCCGACGCGCATGACTTTGAACCGATTGTCCCCGAATTGCGCCTGCCAGCAGAACTAGGCGTCCGCTTCGTCTTCCCCAATGCGCCGATTCGCCCGGTGACGATTAATAACGGGATGCAGATGCGCGCCTGGTATGACGTGCTGAGCATGGATTTACCACGCCAGGAAGACCCAGATGGCGTTCATGCCTCGGAGCGCGCGATTTACGCGCTGCTGGAGCGGGAAAAACAGCGCGGCGTTCCTGCCGAGCGCATCGTGCTGGCCGGGTTCTCCCAGGGTGGCGCGATGGCCCTGCATACCGGCTTGCGCTACCCAGATCGACTGGCCGGTATCCTGGCCCTGTCGTGTTATATCCCTCTGGTGGGCAAATTGAACAGTGAACGCCGGCCCGCGAATCAGCCGACGCCGATCTTCATGGCGCACGGCGACTATGACGCGGTGATCCCGATGCGCTATGGTCAACAGAGCGCTGAAGCTCTGAAGGCGTTGGGCTATGCCGTGGAATGGAGCGACTACGGTATGGGCCATGAAGTGTGCTGGCAGGAAATTCGCGACATCGCCGACTGGTTGAAGCGGGTGCTGGCGGCGCCGACTGCCTGA
- a CDS encoding D-amino acid dehydrogenase, with amino-acid sequence MHVGILGAGVIGITTAYSLLRRDIRVTVIDRASGVARGASFGNGGQLSYSYVNPLASPDLLKTLPRMIAGRDPAFRVQPILSVKLAQWGLQFLMNCRSAITARNTTRLTRLALFSRAALHRIIEKHRFDFHFRKNGKIVLLSSAAEMSHARKACWMKNALGCSMRVLDRAALIDLEPSLTDGPNDFVGGIHAETDEAGDSCAFTQGLVDLCYQSPDFQLQLGTDIKRIRHENHRITAIETDQGDFTADAYVLALGAESPLMAKTLRLNLPVYPLKGYSVTVPLGKSAPVASVTDSRNRTVFCALGHHLRIAGIAELVGYNDHVDRNRIDQLIGLAQKRFPRGGDYTMVISRWQGWRPLTPSSLPLIGPAPKYDNLFVNTGHGLFGWTLACGSAELIAEWINPRYRCSMEF; translated from the coding sequence ATGCATGTAGGTATCCTTGGCGCAGGCGTGATCGGCATCACCACCGCCTATAGTCTCCTACGCCGGGATATACGCGTCACGGTCATCGACCGCGCCTCCGGGGTCGCTCGGGGCGCAAGCTTTGGGAATGGCGGACAGTTAAGCTATTCTTATGTCAATCCACTGGCGTCGCCCGATTTGCTGAAGACGCTGCCCCGCATGATCGCCGGGCGTGATCCAGCATTCCGGGTTCAACCCATCCTCAGCGTGAAATTAGCGCAATGGGGGCTGCAATTTCTCATGAATTGCCGATCGGCGATCACGGCCCGGAATACGACGCGATTGACCCGGCTGGCGCTCTTTTCCAGAGCAGCCTTGCATCGTATCATCGAGAAACACCGCTTCGATTTCCATTTTCGCAAAAATGGCAAAATCGTATTGCTTTCCAGCGCCGCGGAGATGTCTCACGCCCGGAAGGCTTGCTGGATGAAGAATGCGCTGGGCTGTTCAATGCGAGTTCTGGATCGCGCTGCCCTCATCGATTTGGAGCCATCATTAACCGATGGCCCAAACGATTTCGTCGGCGGCATCCATGCGGAGACCGACGAGGCCGGCGATTCCTGCGCCTTTACTCAGGGACTGGTTGATCTTTGTTATCAGTCGCCTGATTTTCAACTCCAGCTCGGAACGGATATTAAACGGATCCGCCACGAGAACCACCGGATCACAGCCATTGAAACCGATCAGGGCGATTTCACCGCAGACGCCTACGTGCTGGCGTTGGGTGCTGAAAGTCCGTTAATGGCTAAAACCTTGCGCCTTAATCTTCCCGTCTATCCGCTGAAAGGCTACAGCGTCACGGTTCCACTCGGTAAGAGCGCGCCGGTAGCCAGTGTTACCGATAGCCGGAACCGGACGGTTTTTTGTGCGCTTGGCCATCATCTGCGGATCGCCGGCATCGCTGAACTGGTTGGTTACAACGATCACGTCGACCGAAATCGAATTGATCAGCTGATCGGACTGGCCCAAAAACGCTTTCCTCGCGGCGGCGATTACACAATGGTGATCAGTCGCTGGCAAGGATGGCGCCCGTTAACGCCCTCTAGTCTTCCCTTGATTGGGCCAGCACCGAAATATGACAACCTGTTCGTCAACACCGGACACGGCTTGTTTGGCTGGACCCTTGCCTGTGGCAGCGCTGAACTGATCGCCGAGTGGATAAATCCCCGCTATCGCTGCTCCATGGAGTTTTGA
- a CDS encoding lipoprotein, with protein sequence MPRPLFFLACLLATALLSGCGQKGALYLPEKPQAPASEQHPPAKP encoded by the coding sequence ATGCCCCGCCCCCTATTCTTCCTAGCCTGCCTACTAGCTACTGCGTTACTTTCCGGCTGTGGCCAGAAAGGCGCTTTGTATCTGCCGGAAAAGCCGCAAGCCCCTGCATCCGAACAGCATCCGCCAGCGAAACCCTGA
- a CDS encoding fumarate hydratase — protein MTTIRQDDFIQSIADAFQYISYYHPVDYIKALAAAYEREESPAAKDAIAQILINSRMCAEGHRPICQDTGIALVFLKVGMEVRWDATMSVQEMVNEGVRRAYLDPDNKLRASVLLDPAGKRQNSKDNTPAVVHYEIVSGHHVEVICAAKGGGSEAKSKFAMLNPSDDLVDWVLKTVPTMGAGWCPPGILGVGIGGTPEKALLLAKESLMAPVDIQELIARGPKNRAEELRIELYEKVNALGIGAQGLGGLTTVLDVKVLDYPTHAANLPIALVPNCAATRHVHFHLDGSGPAKLEPPSLEDWPKLTYAPTNARRIELSEVTREDVASWKPGEVLLLNGKLLTGRDAAHKRMTDMLNRGEKLPVDFTNRFIYYVGPVDPVRDEVVGPAGPTTATRMDKFTRQMLEQTGLLGMVGKSERGQIAIDAIKDNKAVYLMAVGGAAYLVSKAIKASKVMAFEDLGMEAIYEFEVKDMPVTVAVDAQGSSVHQTGPKEWRMKIGKLPVVEAA, from the coding sequence ATGACGACTATTCGCCAGGACGATTTCATTCAGTCGATTGCTGACGCCTTCCAGTACATCAGTTACTATCATCCAGTAGACTATATCAAAGCGCTGGCGGCCGCTTATGAGCGTGAAGAAAGTCCAGCCGCCAAGGACGCCATTGCCCAGATTTTGATCAATTCGCGGATGTGCGCCGAGGGCCATCGCCCGATCTGTCAGGACACCGGTATCGCGCTGGTGTTCCTGAAAGTGGGAATGGAAGTGCGTTGGGATGCAACAATGAGCGTACAGGAGATGGTCAACGAAGGCGTACGCCGCGCCTATCTGGACCCGGATAACAAGCTGCGCGCTTCGGTATTGCTCGATCCCGCCGGTAAACGCCAAAACAGCAAGGATAATACGCCGGCTGTCGTCCATTACGAAATCGTCTCTGGCCACCATGTCGAGGTCATTTGTGCAGCTAAAGGCGGTGGTTCGGAAGCTAAATCCAAGTTCGCCATGCTGAATCCATCGGATGATCTGGTCGATTGGGTGTTGAAAACCGTACCGACCATGGGCGCCGGTTGGTGTCCGCCGGGTATTCTGGGCGTCGGCATTGGCGGTACGCCGGAAAAAGCGTTGCTGTTGGCGAAGGAATCGCTGATGGCGCCGGTCGACATTCAGGAATTGATTGCCCGTGGACCAAAAAATCGCGCCGAGGAGCTGCGCATCGAACTGTATGAGAAGGTGAACGCGCTCGGTATTGGCGCGCAAGGTCTGGGCGGTTTGACCACGGTTCTCGATGTCAAGGTGCTCGATTACCCGACCCATGCCGCCAACCTGCCCATCGCTCTGGTGCCGAACTGCGCCGCAACCCGCCATGTGCATTTCCACCTGGACGGCAGCGGCCCGGCCAAACTGGAGCCACCGAGTCTGGAGGACTGGCCGAAGCTGACCTATGCGCCGACCAACGCCCGCCGGATCGAACTGTCCGAAGTCACTCGCGAGGACGTAGCGTCCTGGAAGCCCGGCGAAGTATTGCTGCTGAATGGCAAGTTGCTGACCGGTCGTGACGCCGCCCATAAGCGCATGACCGATATGCTTAACCGGGGCGAGAAGCTGCCGGTGGATTTCACTAACCGGTTTATTTATTACGTCGGTCCGGTCGATCCGGTGCGCGATGAAGTCGTCGGTCCCGCTGGCCCGACGACGGCGACCCGCATGGACAAGTTCACCCGACAAATGCTGGAGCAGACCGGCTTGTTGGGCATGGTCGGCAAATCCGAGCGCGGTCAAATCGCGATTGACGCGATCAAGGATAATAAAGCGGTTTATCTGATGGCGGTCGGTGGCGCGGCTTATCTGGTGTCCAAAGCGATCAAGGCGTCCAAGGTAATGGCTTTCGAGGATCTGGGCATGGAAGCGATCTATGAATTCGAGGTCAAGGACATGCCGGTCACCGTGGCCGTCGATGCTCAGGGCAGTAGCGTTCATCAAACCGGGCCGAAGGAATGGCGGATGAAGATCGGGAAGCTACCAGTGGTGGAAGCGGCTTGA